A genomic region of Acidimicrobiales bacterium contains the following coding sequences:
- a CDS encoding LLM class flavin-dependent oxidoreductase, translating to MEFGVFAQLFVPQFERDRDPHAEHRRIFRNVEIAKAADAYAFKYVWCPQHHFLDEYSHMPGPEAFLAFCAAQTERVHLGSAIFNITPAVNKPVRIAENVALLDHLTSNRFEFGTGRGSSSTEVLGFGIPSVDDTKGMWREAIREIPKMWADAPYSYDGEHFSVPERKIFPCPHGAAHPAMWVAAGSPGTFTEAGELGLGAFCFALGKPQQMEPLINAYKAAIGGATPVGDYVNDNIMGVTNMLCMEDRAKAFEVASTMGMNYYSTLAYHWLDNVPRPKTLPEWPNKIPEPTPEQVEQLSFEGYVAIGDPDDCARSIQRWVDLGFDQLTFSPTTNTLPTETVVASMELFGREVIPRFDTDPMHSTTRYRQAHAASVGGEVPGVVDGLDVA from the coding sequence ATGGAGTTCGGAGTGTTCGCCCAGCTGTTCGTGCCCCAGTTCGAGCGGGACCGGGACCCGCACGCCGAGCACCGGCGCATCTTCCGCAACGTGGAGATCGCCAAGGCGGCCGACGCCTACGCCTTCAAGTACGTGTGGTGCCCCCAGCACCACTTCCTGGACGAGTACTCCCACATGCCCGGGCCCGAGGCCTTCCTGGCCTTCTGCGCGGCGCAGACCGAGCGGGTCCACCTGGGCTCGGCCATCTTCAACATCACCCCGGCGGTCAACAAGCCGGTGCGCATCGCCGAGAACGTCGCCCTGCTCGACCACCTGACCAGCAACCGCTTCGAGTTCGGCACCGGCCGGGGCTCGTCGTCGACCGAGGTCCTGGGCTTCGGCATCCCCAGCGTGGATGACACCAAGGGCATGTGGCGGGAGGCCATCCGCGAGATCCCCAAGATGTGGGCCGACGCGCCCTACTCCTACGACGGCGAGCACTTCTCGGTCCCGGAGCGGAAGATCTTCCCCTGCCCCCACGGCGCCGCCCACCCGGCCATGTGGGTGGCGGCCGGCAGCCCCGGCACCTTCACCGAGGCCGGGGAGCTGGGCCTGGGCGCCTTCTGCTTCGCCCTGGGCAAGCCCCAGCAGATGGAGCCCCTCATCAACGCCTACAAGGCGGCCATCGGGGGGGCCACGCCAGTCGGCGACTACGTCAACGACAACATCATGGGCGTGACCAACATGCTGTGCATGGAGGACCGGGCCAAGGCCTTCGAGGTGGCCTCGACCATGGGCATGAACTACTACTCGACCCTGGCCTACCACTGGCTCGACAACGTGCCCCGGCCCAAGACCCTGCCCGAGTGGCCGAACAAGATCCCCGAGCCCACCCCCGAGCAGGTCGAGCAGCTCTCGTTCGAGGGCTACGTGGCCATCGGCGACCCCGACGACTGCGCCCGGTCCATCCAGCGCTGGGTCGACCTGGGCTTCGACCAGCTCACCTTCAGCCCCACCACCAACACGCTGCCCACCGAGACGGTGGTGGCGTCCATGGAGCTGTTCGGCCGGGAGGTCATCCCCCGCTTCGACACCGACCCGATGCACTCCACCACCCGCTACCGCCAGGCCCACGCCGCCTCGGTCGGGGGCGAGGTGCCCGGCGTGGTCGACGGCCTCGACGTGGCGTAG
- a CDS encoding CoA transferase, translating to MAGRERSGPLAGVRVVECSMLGPGAITTHLADLGAEVIKVEPPAGDYIRRMTWPIVEGTSLMHLHISRGKRSIVLDLRTPEGAEVFRDLARGADAVVEAMRPGGLERRGLGYDALREVNPRLVFCTISGYGATGPYATLPSHGIAYDAWAGLVQPEATGDGFCAIPEHPSVGIHAGPLFGALGILAGVTRARATGQGCRLEVAQSDAAAAMDWLRSETYRAYERPEDEVTGNEADGFERRAPGTAGMRDGVRYQFYESADGHVLFMASERELWRNFCEGIGRPELFEAHPGSQYADHARGDTALQAVLRDVFRQRTTAEWVAFGDEHDTPIAPVNTPETIAADPQFQDRMPWIPQEVVGTDQLPSPLKFADVPLPVPAKAPTVGQHTDEVLTEVLAYTPDRIATLRTSGALGPT from the coding sequence ATGGCCGGTCGGGAGCGGAGCGGGCCCCTGGCCGGGGTGCGCGTCGTGGAGTGCTCGATGCTGGGGCCGGGGGCCATCACCACCCACCTGGCCGACCTGGGGGCCGAGGTCATCAAGGTCGAGCCCCCGGCCGGGGACTACATCCGCCGCATGACCTGGCCCATCGTGGAGGGCACCTCGCTCATGCACCTGCACATCAGCCGGGGCAAGCGCTCGATCGTGCTCGACCTCCGCACCCCCGAGGGGGCCGAGGTGTTCCGCGACCTGGCCCGCGGGGCCGACGCCGTGGTCGAGGCCATGCGGCCCGGGGGCCTGGAGCGCCGGGGCCTGGGCTACGACGCGCTCCGGGAGGTCAACCCCCGCCTCGTCTTCTGCACCATCTCCGGCTACGGCGCCACCGGCCCCTACGCCACGCTGCCCAGCCACGGCATCGCCTACGACGCGTGGGCCGGCCTGGTCCAACCCGAGGCCACCGGCGACGGCTTCTGCGCCATCCCCGAGCACCCGTCGGTGGGCATCCACGCCGGGCCCCTGTTCGGGGCGCTGGGCATCCTGGCCGGCGTCACCCGGGCCCGGGCCACCGGCCAGGGGTGCCGGTTGGAGGTAGCCCAGAGCGACGCCGCCGCGGCCATGGACTGGCTGCGCAGCGAGACCTACCGGGCCTACGAGCGGCCCGAGGACGAGGTGACCGGCAACGAGGCCGACGGCTTCGAGCGCCGGGCTCCGGGCACGGCCGGGATGCGCGACGGGGTGCGCTACCAGTTCTACGAGAGCGCGGACGGGCACGTGCTGTTCATGGCCTCGGAGCGGGAGCTGTGGAGGAACTTCTGCGAGGGCATCGGCCGGCCCGAGCTGTTCGAGGCCCACCCCGGCTCGCAGTACGCCGACCACGCCCGGGGCGACACCGCCCTGCAGGCCGTCCTCCGCGACGTGTTCCGCCAGCGCACCACGGCCGAGTGGGTGGCCTTCGGCGACGAGCACGACACCCCCATCGCCCCGGTCAACACCCCCGAGACCATCGCCGCCGACCCCCAGTTCCAGGACCGGATGCCGTGGATCCCCCAGGAGGTGGTGGGGACCGACCAGCTCCCCTCCCCCCTCAAGTTCGCCGACGTCCCGCTGCCCGTGCCGGCCAAGGCCCCCACCGTGGGCCAGCACACCGACGAGGTCCTCACCGAGGTCCTGGCCTACACCCCCGACCGCATCGCCACCCTCCGCACCTCCGGCGCCCTCGGCCCCACCTGA
- a CDS encoding alkaline phosphatase D family protein, protein MEPIGRRSLIMGTAAAVAALRLRNAGLPALLGAQARALVDDPFTLGVATGDPTADGFVAWTRLAPDPVGGGGVGPDPVTVGWEVASDAGFAQVVRSGAVVATADLAHTVHVVVDGLEPDGEWWVRFTAETFTSPVGRGRTLPAGGTPALRFALASCQSYTSGYYTALRSLAGEGCDLWLHLGDYIYENGGSGPVRAHTPGECFTLAEYRNRYAQYKTDPDLQAAHASAPVIPVWDDHEVDNNYAGDWGADGQTAAQVRARRTAGYRAWFEHQPVRLTAPTGPGLEIYRSFSWGDLATFHMLDGRQYRDPAPCGGELADCPERTAVDRSMLGAEQRSWLTSGLGRSTAVWDVVGQQTVFTPLPFGPYFNTDQWDGYPQDRQRVWEVLRQRPNPVVCTGDIHAAGVARMHHDLDDVATERIGTELVGTSISSAFTDAALTDVAETLARGLPYVEYVNARQRGYTVVDLTADALHAEFKVVSDATVPDGTVSVDHVVDVAARVVVVPPDQTGTAPPAQPVTADARFTG, encoded by the coding sequence ATGGAGCCCATCGGCCGCCGCTCGCTCATCATGGGGACGGCGGCCGCCGTCGCCGCCCTCCGCCTCCGCAACGCCGGCCTGCCCGCCCTGCTCGGCGCCCAGGCCCGGGCCCTGGTCGACGACCCGTTCACCCTGGGCGTGGCCACCGGCGACCCCACCGCCGACGGCTTCGTGGCCTGGACCCGCCTGGCCCCCGATCCCGTCGGTGGCGGGGGCGTGGGCCCCGACCCGGTCACCGTCGGCTGGGAGGTGGCCTCCGACGCCGGCTTCGCCCAGGTGGTGCGGTCCGGCGCCGTGGTGGCCACCGCGGACCTGGCCCACACCGTCCACGTCGTGGTCGACGGCCTCGAGCCCGACGGCGAGTGGTGGGTGCGCTTCACCGCCGAGACCTTCACCAGCCCGGTGGGGCGGGGCCGCACCCTGCCCGCCGGCGGCACCCCCGCCCTGCGCTTCGCCCTGGCCTCGTGCCAGAGCTACACCTCCGGCTACTACACGGCGCTGCGCAGCCTGGCCGGCGAGGGCTGCGACCTGTGGCTCCACCTGGGCGACTACATCTACGAGAACGGCGGCTCCGGCCCGGTCCGGGCCCACACCCCCGGCGAGTGCTTCACGCTGGCCGAGTACCGCAACCGCTACGCCCAGTACAAGACCGACCCCGACCTGCAGGCCGCCCACGCCTCGGCGCCGGTGATCCCGGTGTGGGACGACCACGAGGTCGACAACAACTACGCCGGCGACTGGGGGGCCGACGGCCAGACCGCGGCCCAGGTCCGGGCCCGGCGCACCGCCGGCTACCGGGCCTGGTTCGAGCACCAGCCCGTGCGCCTCACCGCCCCCACCGGGCCCGGCCTCGAGATCTACCGCAGCTTCTCGTGGGGCGACCTGGCCACCTTCCACATGCTGGACGGGCGCCAGTACCGCGACCCGGCCCCCTGCGGCGGCGAGCTGGCCGACTGCCCGGAGCGCACCGCCGTCGACCGGTCCATGCTGGGCGCCGAGCAGCGGTCCTGGCTCACCTCCGGCCTGGGCCGGTCCACCGCGGTGTGGGACGTGGTGGGCCAGCAGACGGTGTTCACGCCGCTGCCCTTCGGTCCCTACTTCAACACCGACCAGTGGGACGGCTACCCGCAGGACCGCCAGCGGGTGTGGGAGGTGCTGCGCCAGCGGCCCAACCCGGTGGTGTGCACCGGCGACATCCACGCCGCCGGCGTGGCCCGCATGCACCACGACCTCGACGACGTGGCCACCGAGCGCATCGGCACCGAGCTGGTGGGCACGTCGATCTCCTCGGCCTTCACCGACGCCGCCCTGACCGACGTGGCCGAGACCCTGGCCCGGGGGCTGCCCTACGTCGAGTACGTCAACGCCCGGCAGCGGGGCTACACCGTGGTCGACCTCACCGCCGATGCCCTCCACGCCGAGTTCAAGGTGGTCAGCGACGCCACCGTGCCTGACGGGACGGTCAGCGTGGACCACGTGGTCGACGTGGCCGCCCGGGTGGTGGTGGTCCCGCCCGACCAGACGGGCACGGCGCCGCCGGCCCAGCCGGTGACGGCCGACGCCCGCTTCACCGGATGA
- a CDS encoding acyl-CoA dehydrogenase, whose protein sequence is MDLTLTDEQELIRDSVARLLAKRSGPEQVRAAEATGFDPELWGALVAVGLPAMALPEDVGGGGSTLAGLGIAVEACGAALASAPVVEVAVAGRALARHGRAEEAARVAAGAVVVVAPRPAADGVATLVPGAGAAEGAVVLHRGHLVLAPHDPGAPVPRALSALGAADVAVDHDLVVLAAEPDAEAAHTRLADEWRSLTAAWLVGLAQHSLDLAVRYATERHQFGVPIGSFQALQHRMADRATDVEGARLLARKALWALDGGEPEAAAHPAMAFARAAEVAQRTASDALHVHGGYGFMEEYDVQLAFRRAKAVRLLVGDPHDDLAAVTDRCFGPVGAPLPDAASVVLGPVDPARRPARPRAEGLDFRLPEAVEAFRSEARAFLGRHVTDEVIETAHRTGTVHDWGLHRAMAAEGWISAGWPAEWGGQGRSPLEMNALTEEMYLSGAPVDGLGVATLVAHTLLHEGTEWQKGEIIPRILSGEVLVCLGYSEPDAGSDVAACATRAVRDGDEWVVNGQKMFTTLAHESQYVFLLTRTDTEAAKHKGLTMFVVPMDTPGIGVTPVPTMGGERTNITWYDDVRVPDRYRVGEVDGGWKVMMTALVFERNSAWYGEAVRLLAHGLRWARSTGRIDEPSVRERLARAAIGNEVANLLGWRAAWLASTGALPGVEGTMAKLATTEHYQRVADDLMDVLGAEGLRRHGEPGAAADGWIEATYRHCQVTTIYGGTSEVLRGIIAERALGLPRGRA, encoded by the coding sequence GTGGACCTGACCCTGACCGACGAGCAGGAGCTGATCCGCGACAGCGTGGCCCGGCTGCTGGCCAAGCGCTCCGGCCCCGAGCAGGTCCGGGCGGCCGAGGCCACCGGTTTCGACCCCGAGCTGTGGGGCGCGCTGGTAGCCGTGGGGCTGCCGGCCATGGCCCTCCCCGAGGACGTGGGCGGCGGCGGGTCGACCCTGGCCGGGCTGGGGATCGCCGTGGAGGCCTGCGGCGCGGCCCTGGCCTCGGCCCCCGTGGTGGAGGTGGCCGTGGCCGGCCGGGCCCTGGCCCGCCACGGCCGGGCCGAGGAGGCGGCCCGGGTGGCCGCCGGGGCGGTGGTGGTCGTCGCCCCCCGGCCCGCGGCCGACGGCGTCGCCACCCTGGTGCCCGGGGCGGGGGCCGCCGAGGGGGCCGTGGTCCTCCACCGCGGCCACCTGGTGCTCGCTCCCCACGACCCCGGCGCCCCGGTCCCCCGCGCCCTCAGCGCCCTGGGGGCGGCGGACGTGGCCGTCGACCACGACCTGGTGGTCCTGGCAGCCGAACCCGACGCCGAGGCCGCCCACACCCGGCTGGCCGACGAGTGGCGGTCCCTCACCGCGGCGTGGCTGGTCGGCCTGGCCCAGCACAGCCTGGACCTGGCCGTCCGCTACGCCACCGAGCGCCACCAGTTCGGCGTGCCCATCGGCTCGTTCCAGGCCCTCCAGCACCGCATGGCCGACCGGGCCACCGACGTGGAGGGGGCCCGCCTGCTGGCCCGCAAGGCCCTGTGGGCCCTCGACGGCGGCGAGCCCGAGGCCGCCGCCCACCCGGCCATGGCCTTCGCCCGGGCCGCCGAGGTGGCTCAGCGCACGGCGTCGGACGCCCTCCACGTCCACGGCGGCTACGGCTTCATGGAGGAGTACGACGTCCAGCTCGCCTTCCGCCGGGCCAAGGCCGTGCGTCTCCTCGTCGGCGACCCCCACGACGACCTGGCCGCGGTGACCGACCGCTGCTTCGGCCCCGTGGGGGCGCCCCTCCCCGACGCCGCCTCGGTCGTGCTGGGCCCGGTCGATCCGGCCCGCCGCCCGGCGCGCCCCCGGGCCGAGGGCCTGGACTTCCGCCTCCCCGAGGCGGTGGAGGCCTTCCGGTCCGAGGCCCGGGCCTTCCTGGGCCGCCACGTCACCGACGAGGTGATCGAGACCGCCCACCGCACCGGCACCGTCCACGACTGGGGCCTGCACCGGGCCATGGCCGCCGAGGGCTGGATCTCGGCCGGGTGGCCCGCCGAGTGGGGCGGCCAGGGCCGGTCGCCGCTGGAGATGAACGCCCTCACCGAGGAGATGTACCTCTCCGGCGCCCCGGTCGACGGCCTCGGCGTCGCCACCCTGGTGGCCCACACCCTCCTGCACGAGGGGACCGAGTGGCAGAAGGGCGAGATCATCCCCCGGATCCTCTCGGGCGAGGTGCTGGTCTGCCTGGGCTACAGCGAGCCCGACGCAGGCAGCGACGTCGCCGCCTGCGCCACCCGAGCCGTGCGCGACGGCGACGAGTGGGTGGTCAACGGCCAGAAGATGTTCACCACGCTGGCCCACGAGAGCCAGTACGTGTTCCTGCTGACCCGGACCGACACCGAGGCGGCCAAGCACAAGGGCCTGACCATGTTCGTGGTGCCCATGGACACGCCGGGCATCGGCGTCACCCCGGTGCCCACCATGGGCGGCGAGCGCACCAACATCACCTGGTACGACGACGTGCGGGTGCCGGACCGCTACCGGGTCGGCGAGGTCGACGGCGGGTGGAAGGTGATGATGACCGCCCTCGTCTTCGAGCGGAACTCGGCCTGGTACGGCGAGGCGGTGCGGCTCCTGGCCCACGGCCTCCGCTGGGCCCGGTCCACCGGGCGCATCGACGAGCCGTCGGTGCGGGAGCGGCTGGCCCGGGCCGCCATCGGCAACGAGGTGGCCAACCTGCTGGGGTGGCGGGCGGCGTGGCTGGCCTCCACCGGGGCCCTCCCGGGGGTCGAGGGCACCATGGCCAAGCTGGCCACCACCGAGCACTACCAGCGGGTGGCCGACGACCTCATGGACGTGCTGGGGGCGGAGGGCCTGCGCCGCCACGGCGAGCCCGGGGCCGCGGCCGACGGGTGGATCGAGGCCACCTACCGGCACTGCCAGGTGACCACCATCTACGGCGGCACCTCCGAGGTCCTCCGCGGCATCATCGCCGAGCGGGCCCTGGGCCTCCCCCGGGGCCGGGCCTGA
- a CDS encoding acetyl-CoA C-acetyltransferase, translating to MPEAVIVSTARTPIGRAMKGSLKNERPDDLTAFIVDTALNQVPELDRQSVEDLILGCGQPAGESGFNLARIAAIQAGMPDVPGVTINRYCSSSLQAIRMAAHAIRAGEGDVFVAAGVETVSRFLNGMADVGGAKNPRYAEAEARTAARQAGGQGDWAAPEGLPDVYIAMGETAENVAELTGTTREEMDEFAALSQQRATASLENGFWEHEITPVATKDDEGNPVVVTRDDGIRAGTTAEGLANLKPAFRPDGRITAGNACPLNDGAAAVVVMSDTRAAELGLTPLARVVASGVTGLNPEIMGLGPIEASKQALARAGMTIDDIDLVEINEAFAAQVIPSAKELGISWDKLNVNGGGIAVGHPFGMTGARIATTLIHGLQDADKTFGLETMCVGGGQGMAMIFERLS from the coding sequence GTGCCGGAAGCCGTCATCGTCAGCACCGCCCGCACCCCGATCGGGCGGGCCATGAAGGGCTCGCTCAAGAACGAGCGCCCCGACGACCTCACCGCCTTCATCGTCGACACCGCCCTCAACCAGGTGCCCGAGCTGGACCGCCAGAGCGTGGAGGACCTGATCCTGGGCTGCGGCCAGCCGGCCGGCGAGTCGGGCTTCAACCTGGCCCGCATCGCCGCCATCCAGGCCGGCATGCCGGATGTCCCCGGTGTCACCATCAACCGCTACTGCTCGTCGTCGCTGCAGGCCATCCGCATGGCCGCCCACGCCATCAGGGCCGGCGAGGGCGACGTGTTCGTGGCCGCCGGGGTGGAGACGGTCAGCCGCTTCCTGAACGGCATGGCCGACGTGGGCGGGGCCAAGAACCCCCGCTACGCCGAGGCCGAGGCCCGCACCGCGGCCCGCCAGGCCGGCGGCCAGGGCGACTGGGCCGCCCCCGAGGGCCTCCCGGACGTGTACATCGCCATGGGCGAGACGGCCGAGAACGTGGCCGAGCTCACCGGCACCACCCGCGAGGAGATGGACGAGTTCGCGGCCCTGTCGCAGCAGCGGGCCACCGCCTCGCTGGAGAACGGGTTCTGGGAGCACGAGATCACCCCGGTCGCCACCAAGGACGACGAGGGCAACCCGGTGGTCGTGACCCGCGACGACGGCATCCGGGCCGGCACCACGGCCGAGGGCCTGGCCAACCTGAAGCCCGCCTTCCGCCCCGACGGGCGGATCACCGCCGGCAACGCCTGCCCCCTCAACGACGGGGCCGCGGCCGTGGTGGTCATGAGCGACACCCGGGCCGCCGAGCTGGGCCTCACCCCGCTGGCCCGCGTGGTGGCCTCGGGCGTCACCGGCCTGAACCCCGAGATCATGGGCCTGGGCCCCATCGAGGCCTCCAAGCAGGCCCTGGCCCGGGCCGGCATGACCATCGACGACATCGACCTGGTGGAGATCAACGAGGCCTTCGCGGCCCAGGTCATCCCGTCGGCCAAGGAGCTGGGCATCAGCTGGGACAAGCTGAACGTCAACGGCGGGGGCATCGCCGTGGGCCACCCCTTCGGCATGACCGGCGCCCGCATCGCCACCACCCTCATCCACGGCCTGCAGGACGCGGACAAGACCTTCGGCCTGGAGACCATGTGCGTCGGCGGCGGCCAGGGCATGGCCATGATCTTCGAGCGCCTGAGCTGA
- a CDS encoding SDR family oxidoreductase, whose protein sequence is MSQGICQGRVVVVTGAGRGLGRDHARELARQGALVVVNDFGRELDGTPSPGNPAHQVVEEIRGAGGEAVANGDDVADWDGAARLVGAALDAFGRLDAVVNNAGVVRDRMFATSTEDEWDAVVRVHLKGHVAPSRHAAAHWRDRAKAGEVVDARIVNTTSGAGLLGSVGQAAYSAAKAGIVGLTLVQAAELGRYGVTANALAPSARTRMTEGPFAEMMARPTDPGAFDAMDPANVSPLVAWLVSADSAGVTGRVFEAEGGRVSVADGWQHGPATDKGARWDPAELGPVIRGLLAQAPPPAPVYGAS, encoded by the coding sequence ATGAGCCAGGGGATCTGCCAGGGGCGGGTCGTCGTCGTCACCGGCGCCGGCCGGGGGTTGGGCCGGGACCACGCCCGGGAGCTGGCCCGCCAGGGGGCCCTGGTGGTGGTCAACGACTTCGGGCGGGAGCTGGACGGCACCCCCAGCCCCGGCAACCCGGCCCACCAGGTGGTGGAGGAGATCCGGGGCGCCGGGGGCGAGGCCGTGGCCAACGGCGACGACGTGGCCGACTGGGACGGCGCGGCCCGGCTGGTCGGCGCCGCCCTCGACGCCTTCGGGCGCCTCGACGCGGTGGTCAACAACGCCGGCGTGGTCCGCGACCGCATGTTCGCCACCAGCACCGAGGACGAGTGGGACGCGGTGGTCCGGGTCCACCTCAAGGGCCACGTCGCACCGTCCCGCCACGCCGCCGCCCACTGGCGCGACCGGGCCAAGGCCGGCGAGGTGGTCGACGCCCGCATCGTCAACACCACCTCGGGCGCCGGCCTGCTGGGCAGCGTGGGCCAGGCCGCCTACTCGGCGGCCAAGGCCGGCATCGTGGGCCTGACCCTGGTGCAGGCGGCCGAGCTGGGGCGCTACGGGGTGACCGCCAACGCCCTGGCCCCCTCGGCCCGCACCCGCATGACCGAGGGGCCCTTCGCCGAGATGATGGCGCGGCCCACCGACCCCGGGGCCTTCGACGCCATGGACCCGGCCAACGTCTCGCCCCTGGTGGCCTGGCTGGTCTCGGCCGACAGCGCCGGGGTCACCGGCCGGGTGTTCGAGGCCGAGGGAGGCCGGGTGAGCGTGGCCGACGGCTGGCAGCACGGCCCGGCGACGGACAAGGGCGCCCGCTGGGACCCGGCCGAGCTGGGCCCCGTCATCCGGGGGCTGCTGGCCCAGGCCCCGCCCCCGGCCCCGGTCTACGGAGCCTCCTGA
- a CDS encoding LLM class F420-dependent oxidoreductase yields MDIGATAFATDRSWHPGELAAELEDRGYASLWIPEHTHMPVSRRTPPPTGEAELPEMYKRTLDPFVALSWAAAATTRLRLGTGILLPAQRDPIVTAKAAATLDLLSGGRLALGVGFGWNADELEDHGVAMAERRAVVRERVEAMQALWADEVASYRGDHVHLPPSWAWPKPVQAVARPGSDGGQARRPGVPVHLGGMASPTVFGHVRAWGDGWIPIGGAGLTTDVARFRSEMAAAGRDPGAMRVTTFGTVPTPGKLAHYREIGVDECVLRLPSAGRDEVLRTLDTYAPHLPS; encoded by the coding sequence GTGGACATCGGGGCGACCGCCTTCGCCACCGACCGGAGCTGGCACCCCGGTGAGCTGGCCGCCGAGCTGGAGGACCGGGGCTACGCCTCGCTGTGGATCCCCGAGCACACCCACATGCCGGTCAGCCGCCGGACCCCGCCCCCCACCGGCGAGGCCGAGCTGCCCGAGATGTACAAGCGCACCCTCGACCCGTTCGTGGCCCTGTCCTGGGCCGCGGCGGCCACCACCCGGCTGCGCCTGGGCACCGGCATCCTGCTGCCGGCCCAGCGCGACCCCATCGTCACCGCCAAGGCGGCGGCCACCCTCGACCTGCTCTCGGGAGGGCGCCTGGCCCTGGGCGTGGGCTTCGGCTGGAACGCGGACGAGCTGGAGGACCACGGCGTGGCCATGGCCGAGCGGCGGGCCGTGGTGCGGGAGCGGGTGGAGGCCATGCAGGCTCTGTGGGCCGACGAGGTGGCCTCCTACCGGGGCGATCACGTCCACCTGCCCCCGTCCTGGGCCTGGCCCAAGCCGGTGCAGGCCGTGGCCCGCCCCGGCAGCGACGGGGGCCAGGCCCGCCGCCCCGGCGTGCCGGTCCACCTGGGCGGCATGGCCAGCCCCACCGTGTTCGGCCACGTCCGGGCCTGGGGCGACGGCTGGATCCCCATCGGCGGGGCCGGCCTGACCACCGACGTGGCCCGGTTCCGGTCCGAGATGGCCGCCGCCGGCCGCGACCCGGGGGCCATGAGGGTCACCACCTTCGGCACCGTGCCCACGCCCGGGAAGCTGGCCCACTACCGCGAGATCGGCGTGGACGAGTGCGTGCTGCGCCTCCCCTCCGCCGGCCGGGACGAGGTCCTGCGCACCCTCGACACCTACGCCCCGCACCTCCCCTCCTGA
- a CDS encoding RNA methyltransferase, whose product MASAEPTRIEDPDDPRLADYRALTDPALRKRYEAERGVFIVESPLAVEALAASPHAPATRSLLVGERRAERMAPVAAALAAHGAAVYTAPAAVLEATAGFALHRGVVAAVSRPEPVAPAELLAGAGTVLALEGINDHENLGVLFRNAAAFGVDAVLLDPTCADPWYRRCVRVSMGHVLGVPHTRATAWPDEVAGLAATGWRVLALTPGAVTLVHRAPPLGPRQRAAVLVGAEGPGLAAATLAAPGIEPVRIAMAAGVDSLNVATAAAVALSHLRGPLLD is encoded by the coding sequence ATGGCCAGCGCGGAGCCGACCCGGATCGAGGACCCGGACGACCCCCGGCTGGCCGATTACCGGGCCCTGACCGACCCGGCGCTGCGCAAGCGGTACGAGGCCGAGCGGGGCGTGTTCATCGTCGAGAGCCCCCTGGCCGTCGAGGCCCTGGCCGCCTCGCCCCACGCCCCGGCCACCCGGTCGCTGCTGGTCGGCGAGCGGCGGGCCGAGCGCATGGCCCCGGTGGCCGCGGCCCTGGCCGCCCACGGCGCCGCCGTCTACACCGCCCCGGCCGCGGTGCTGGAGGCCACGGCCGGCTTCGCCCTCCACCGGGGCGTGGTGGCGGCCGTGTCCCGGCCCGAGCCGGTGGCCCCGGCCGAGCTCCTGGCCGGGGCCGGCACCGTGTTGGCCCTGGAGGGCATCAACGACCACGAGAACCTGGGCGTGCTGTTCCGCAACGCCGCCGCCTTCGGCGTCGATGCCGTCCTCCTCGACCCCACCTGCGCGGACCCGTGGTACCGCCGGTGCGTGCGGGTGTCGATGGGCCACGTCCTGGGCGTCCCCCACACCCGGGCCACGGCCTGGCCCGACGAGGTGGCCGGCCTGGCCGCCACCGGGTGGCGGGTCCTGGCCCTCACGCCAGGGGCCGTCACCCTGGTCCACCGGGCCCCTCCGCTCGGGCCCCGCCAGCGGGCCGCGGTGCTGGTGGGGGCCGAGGGGCCGGGCCTGGCCGCCGCCACCCTGGCCGCCCCGGGGATCGAGCCGGTCCGGATCGCCATGGCCGCCGGCGTCGACTCGCTGAACGTGGCCACCGCCGCCGCCGTGGCCCTCAGCCACCTGCGCGGCCCGCTCCTGGACTGA